Proteins from one Monodelphis domestica isolate mMonDom1 chromosome 6, mMonDom1.pri, whole genome shotgun sequence genomic window:
- the LOC103095854 gene encoding uncharacterized protein LOC103095854 isoform X2, with protein sequence MSCRSNSENTDNSNNSEVSRLWKLLQDLQFECGQCINCLQSLEQRRNSRCWRWINECTTAFSVQQEQDQEETQEGDEDEDGDGEGEGEGEGDGDGNRNGDCALCLILAPNSPRHSVTGSSSQSSECPPSERQGWAPDFQWPNPLELALDVSALLALLSFLRADDSGMLLLFAAWLFILYLLVTIPLVLMLGSRRRSRRRRAPRRY encoded by the exons ATGAGTTGCAGGAGCAACTCTGAAAACACCGACAACTCCAACAACTCCGAGGTTTCTCGGCTCTGGAAGCT ATTACAAGATCTGCAGTTCGAATGCGGGCAATGCATAAACTGCCTCCAGTCCCTGGAGCAGAGGAGGAATTCCCGGTGCTGGAGATGGATTAACGAGTGCACTACCGCGTTCTCAGTCCAGCAAGAGCAAGACCAGGAGGAGACTCAAGAAGGGGATGAGGATGAGGACGGGGacggggaaggggaaggggaaggggaaggggacgGGGACGGGAACAGGAACGGGGACTGCGCCCTGTGTTTGATTCTGGCCCCGAACTCGCCTCGCCACAGCGTCACAGGGAGCAGCTCCCAATCTTCTGAGTGTCCTCCTTCAGAAAGGCAAGGTTGGGCGCCCGATTTTCAGTGGCCGAATCCACTGGAGCTAGCCTTGGACGTGTCCGCGCTATTGGCTCTGCTTTCCTTTCTTCGAGCCGACGATTCCGGAATGCTGCTGCTCTTCGCCGCGTGGCTCTTTATCCTTTACCTCTTGGTCACGATCCCCCTGGTGCTGATGCTTGGCAGCAGGCGGCGATCTCGCCGGAGGCGGGCTCCGAGGCGATATTAA
- the LOC103095854 gene encoding uncharacterized protein LOC103095854 isoform X1, protein MEDVGKTLGSGINSSEAPPAAVSSAQTPANNPRTPPAVPLVLGPPRLQDLQFECGQCINCLQSLEQRRNSRCWRWINECTTAFSVQQEQDQEETQEGDEDEDGDGEGEGEGEGDGDGNRNGDCALCLILAPNSPRHSVTGSSSQSSECPPSERQGWAPDFQWPNPLELALDVSALLALLSFLRADDSGMLLLFAAWLFILYLLVTIPLVLMLGSRRRSRRRRAPRRY, encoded by the coding sequence atggaggacgtTGGGAAGACGCTTGGGAGTGGGATTAATTCCTCAGAGGCCCCTCCAGCTGCGGTCTCTTCGGCCCAAACTCCGGCCAATAACCCAAGAACCCCACCCGCTGTGCCTCTTGTACTCGGTCCCCCCAGATTACAAGATCTGCAGTTCGAATGCGGGCAATGCATAAACTGCCTCCAGTCCCTGGAGCAGAGGAGGAATTCCCGGTGCTGGAGATGGATTAACGAGTGCACTACCGCGTTCTCAGTCCAGCAAGAGCAAGACCAGGAGGAGACTCAAGAAGGGGATGAGGATGAGGACGGGGacggggaaggggaaggggaaggggaaggggacgGGGACGGGAACAGGAACGGGGACTGCGCCCTGTGTTTGATTCTGGCCCCGAACTCGCCTCGCCACAGCGTCACAGGGAGCAGCTCCCAATCTTCTGAGTGTCCTCCTTCAGAAAGGCAAGGTTGGGCGCCCGATTTTCAGTGGCCGAATCCACTGGAGCTAGCCTTGGACGTGTCCGCGCTATTGGCTCTGCTTTCCTTTCTTCGAGCCGACGATTCCGGAATGCTGCTGCTCTTCGCCGCGTGGCTCTTTATCCTTTACCTCTTGGTCACGATCCCCCTGGTGCTGATGCTTGGCAGCAGGCGGCGATCTCGCCGGAGGCGGGCTCCGAGGCGATATTAA